Proteins encoded by one window of Xylella fastidiosa:
- the rpsM gene encoding 30S ribosomal protein S13 has product MARIAGVNLAIQKHVWIGLQSIYGIGRTRSRKVCDAANVAIYTKIRDLSESEIERLRVEVGKYVIEGDLRREVGMAIKRLMDLNCYRGLRHRRCLPLRGQRTRTNARTRKGPRKAIKK; this is encoded by the coding sequence ATGGCGCGTATTGCAGGCGTCAATTTAGCAATTCAAAAGCATGTTTGGATAGGGTTGCAAAGCATTTATGGAATTGGTCGTACACGTTCCAGAAAGGTTTGTGATGCTGCTAACGTTGCCATTTATACAAAGATTCGTGATTTATCTGAATCGGAAATTGAGCGTCTTAGAGTTGAAGTGGGTAAATATGTGATTGAGGGCGATTTGCGACGTGAAGTCGGTATGGCTATCAAACGTCTAATGGATTTAAATTGCTATCGTGGTCTTCGTCATAGACGTTGTCTTCCTTTGCGTGGGCAACGAACTAGAACTAATGCTCGTACCCGAAAGGGGCCGCGCAAAGCAATTAAGAAGTAG
- the rpsE gene encoding 30S ribosomal protein S5, translating into MAEERSQRSRDRSREEKIDDGMIEKLVAVNRVSKTVKGGRQFTFTALTIVGNGEGSVGFGYGKAREVPVAIQKSMEYARKRMSNVSLNNGTLWHPVKANHGAASVFMKPASEGTGVIAGGAMRAVLEAVGVKNVLAKAIGSRNPINLVRATLKGLEDMQSPTHIALKRGKNVRDFSHGS; encoded by the coding sequence ATGGCAGAAGAACGTTCACAACGAAGTCGAGATCGTTCTCGTGAAGAAAAAATCGATGATGGTATGATAGAAAAGCTGGTTGCTGTCAATCGTGTCAGTAAAACAGTTAAGGGTGGGCGTCAATTTACTTTTACTGCTTTGACTATTGTAGGTAACGGTGAAGGTAGTGTTGGCTTTGGTTATGGAAAAGCGCGTGAAGTTCCTGTCGCTATTCAAAAATCAATGGAGTATGCTCGTAAAAGGATGTCTAATGTGAGTTTAAATAACGGTACTCTTTGGCATCCTGTGAAGGCTAACCACGGTGCTGCTTCTGTCTTCATGAAGCCTGCATCGGAGGGTACAGGTGTTATTGCTGGTGGTGCTATGCGTGCTGTATTAGAGGCGGTTGGCGTGAAAAATGTTCTTGCTAAAGCTATTGGTTCTCGTAATCCGATTAATCTAGTGCGTGCTACATTAAAGGGTTTGGAGGACATGCAATCACCGACTCATATTGCTCTCAAGCGTGGTAAGAATGTTAGAGACTTTAGCCATGGTTCATGA
- the rpsK gene encoding 30S ribosomal protein S11, producing the protein MSKQSVVKTKKRVKRVITDGVAHICASFNNTIVTITDRQGNSLFWCTSGASGFRGSRKCTPFAAQVAAEKAGRAVLDYGMKSLEVRINGPGPGRESAVRSLSNVGYKITNIIDVTPIPHNGCRPPKKRRV; encoded by the coding sequence ATGTCTAAACAGTCTGTTGTCAAAACTAAGAAGAGGGTTAAGCGTGTTATCACCGATGGCGTTGCCCATATTTGCGCTTCTTTCAATAATACTATTGTTACAATTACTGACCGACAGGGTAATTCTTTGTTCTGGTGTACCTCCGGTGCTTCTGGTTTTCGCGGGTCACGTAAATGTACACCTTTTGCTGCGCAGGTAGCTGCCGAGAAGGCTGGGCGTGCCGTGTTAGATTATGGAATGAAATCTTTGGAAGTGCGGATCAATGGTCCAGGTCCTGGTCGAGAATCAGCAGTCCGTTCTTTAAGTAATGTCGGTTATAAAATTACAAATATCATTGATGTGACGCCAATCCCGCATAATGGTTGTCGTCCTCCAAAAAAGCGTCGTGTCTAA
- the rpsD gene encoding 30S ribosomal protein S4, translating to MARYIGPSCKLARREGADLSLKSPSRALDSKCKLEQRPGQHGAVRKSKLSDYASQLREKQKVKRIYGVLERQFRNYYKNASTKKGNTGENLLQLLETRLDNVIYRMGFAVTRPAARQLVSHRSVLVNGKMVNLPSYHVKPGDVVALSQRAQKYLCVQESLTIKDQHGSAFSWIEVDSEKFSGVFKALPDRADLPSDINEALIVELYSK from the coding sequence ATGGCTCGTTATATCGGCCCTAGTTGTAAGCTTGCGCGCCGCGAAGGCGCCGACTTATCCTTAAAGAGTCCATCTCGTGCTTTAGATTCTAAGTGTAAATTGGAACAGAGGCCTGGTCAGCACGGTGCTGTACGAAAGTCTAAATTGTCTGATTACGCTTCTCAATTGCGCGAAAAACAAAAAGTTAAGCGTATTTATGGTGTTTTGGAGCGTCAGTTCCGTAATTATTATAAAAATGCTTCTACTAAAAAAGGTAACACTGGGGAGAATTTGCTTCAGTTGTTGGAAACTCGTTTGGATAATGTTATTTACCGCATGGGTTTTGCTGTTACACGTCCTGCTGCTCGTCAGTTGGTCTCTCACCGTAGTGTGTTGGTCAATGGGAAGATGGTAAATTTGCCTTCGTATCATGTTAAGCCTGGTGATGTGGTTGCTCTCTCTCAGAGAGCGCAAAAGTATTTGTGTGTTCAAGAGTCGTTGACTATAAAAGATCAGCATGGTTCCGCTTTTTCCTGGATTGAGGTTGATTCTGAGAAGTTCAGTGGTGTCTTTAAGGCTCTTCCGGATCGTGCTGACTTACCTTCGGATATCAATGAAGCTTTGATTGTAGAGTTGTATTCAAAATAA
- the rpmD gene encoding 50S ribosomal protein L30, with product MVHEYDKTLKVCLVRSLIGVPSRHRLSVRALGLSKVSDMRKVNDTPQVRGLINKVHYLVRIQD from the coding sequence ATGGTTCATGAATACGATAAAACTCTGAAAGTGTGTTTAGTTCGTAGTTTGATTGGTGTTCCTTCTCGACATCGTTTGTCAGTCCGTGCTTTAGGATTGAGTAAGGTTAGTGATATGCGTAAAGTAAATGATACTCCACAGGTACGGGGGTTGATTAATAAGGTTCATTACCTCGTTCGTATTCAGGATTGA
- the secY gene encoding preprotein translocase subunit SecY, which produces MSQPGLGNFGNRFAKSIELRNRLLFLLGALIVYRVGCYVPVPGVNPEAMLALMQKQGGGIVDMFNMFSGGALHRFSIFALNVMPYISASIVVQLATHIFPSLKAMQKEGESGRRKITQYSRIGAVILAVIQGGSIALALQNQTAPGGAAVVYAPGAAFVMTAIVALTAGTVFLMWVGEQVTERGIGNGVSMIIFAGIVAGLPGSVLQTIDAFRSDALSLISLLIIVFIVLSFTFFVVFVERGLRRITVNYARRVEGRNSYMNKSSFLPLKLNMAGVIPPIFASSILAFPVTLSMWSGQASSNTLFGAWLQRVSSALGPGEPLHMILFAVLIIGFAFFYTALVFSSQETADILKKSGALIPGIRPGKATSDYVDGVLTRLTAVGSLYLVIVCLLPEFMQSRMGASFHFGGTSLLIAVVVVMDFISQIQVHQASNQYDGVSFFNKANLKGVSKKRRFVN; this is translated from the coding sequence ATGTCTCAACCTGGTCTGGGAAATTTTGGTAATCGCTTCGCTAAGTCGATCGAGCTTCGTAATCGGTTGCTTTTTCTTTTGGGCGCTTTAATTGTTTATAGGGTTGGCTGTTACGTTCCGGTTCCTGGCGTAAATCCTGAGGCCATGCTCGCTCTGATGCAGAAGCAAGGTGGTGGTATCGTGGACATGTTTAACATGTTTTCCGGTGGTGCTCTCCATCGCTTTAGCATTTTTGCATTAAATGTGATGCCTTACATTTCTGCTTCTATTGTTGTCCAGTTGGCTACTCATATTTTCCCTTCCCTGAAAGCAATGCAAAAAGAGGGTGAGTCAGGGCGGCGCAAGATAACACAGTATTCGCGCATTGGTGCTGTTATTCTAGCTGTAATTCAGGGTGGTAGTATCGCATTAGCATTGCAAAATCAAACAGCTCCTGGCGGCGCTGCTGTGGTATATGCTCCTGGAGCTGCTTTTGTAATGACTGCTATTGTTGCTTTGACTGCAGGAACTGTTTTTCTGATGTGGGTTGGTGAGCAGGTTACGGAGCGGGGTATTGGCAATGGTGTGTCGATGATTATTTTTGCAGGTATCGTTGCTGGCCTGCCTGGGTCTGTGTTGCAAACAATTGATGCTTTCCGTAGCGATGCATTGAGTTTGATCTCCTTATTGATAATTGTTTTTATTGTTTTATCATTCACTTTTTTCGTTGTTTTTGTTGAGCGTGGCTTGCGTAGGATTACTGTGAACTATGCTCGGCGTGTTGAGGGTCGTAATTCTTATATGAATAAAAGTTCTTTTTTGCCTCTCAAGCTTAATATGGCAGGTGTTATTCCCCCTATTTTCGCCTCTAGTATTTTAGCCTTTCCTGTTACCTTATCAATGTGGTCTGGGCAAGCTTCTTCTAATACTCTTTTTGGTGCTTGGTTGCAGCGCGTTTCTAGTGCTTTAGGTCCGGGTGAGCCTTTGCATATGATTCTTTTTGCTGTTCTGATAATAGGCTTTGCTTTTTTTTATACAGCTCTTGTGTTTAGTTCGCAGGAAACTGCTGATATTCTTAAAAAGTCTGGTGCATTGATTCCTGGAATCAGGCCTGGTAAGGCTACTTCCGATTACGTTGATGGGGTTTTGACTCGTTTGACTGCGGTAGGATCTTTGTACTTAGTTATTGTATGTTTGTTGCCAGAATTCATGCAGTCCAGGATGGGCGCTTCCTTTCATTTCGGTGGCACTTCTTTGCTGATTGCTGTTGTGGTTGTTATGGATTTTATTTCTCAAATACAAGTTCATCAAGCCTCTAACCAATATGATGGTGTGAGTTTTTTTAATAAAGCTAATTTGAAAGGTGTTTCAAAAAAGCGTCGCTTTGTGAATTAA